The Lolium rigidum isolate FL_2022 chromosome 1, APGP_CSIRO_Lrig_0.1, whole genome shotgun sequence region TCCTCAAAGTATGGAAACCATTTGCAGAAAGCAGCATTGCCACACCATCACTCAAGGTGCTTGTATATGATGTTTGTAATGGATCGATCAATATCTCACAAAACTTTAATTTATACTTTTCCATAATGAACTGTTTTGCTGGAAGACAACATCTTGCAAATCTCAAAGCACGGCATATACCTTATTGCAATAGTTTGCTATTTGAAGTGTCTTCAATTCATGTGCCGTTGTGTGCCTGCTAGTCTGTATCTAGaaactcaccctgaaggttcaatTCATACATTGCAGATTGCATTCTTGAAGCAGTTTCATGATTCTGTGAGTAAATCAGATTATGTAGCCCTTAGATCAGCATTTGTATTGGTAAGATATTTCGTTTGGCTTAAGCCTTGCATATTGTTTTTATATATTTCTCTGTACTGCTAATGAAGAAGCTAATAGGTATTCCTTCTGTCTTCCATTTCATTTCATTCAGATACACTACCCACGGCGCCCAGACTTTGATTTCCACAAGTACATGACCCGTGCCCTTGAACATGATTTTAAGAGGGTTGTTGGTATCAGGTTTGTATAGTTGTAGAGAAGTTCAAACTTTGACTTGAATATTACGTGGCCTTAAGAAATTAACTTTCATGCAGCTGGTTCCTGTGGCTTTTTGTCATCCTTTTCCTTTTGCTGAATATAAATGGTAAGTCTAGGTGAAGCTATCGCTCAACAAATGTCCTTTTTAGGTGGCTGATTTTCCGTGCAATAGTTTGCAATGAACTAGCGATCTTACTTGATGCTCTACAATACATGCTGCCTTTGAACTCGAATTAATCGAATATGATGAATAATGTGAACCAAACACTTATCTGTTAAATGAAAATAATTCCTGTTATCTTTGGGTATTATATATATCAGTATCAGTCCTCTTGTTGATCAGGGTATGCGTGCATCTAACAGTATTTATGCTGTGTACACTCTTGTCTTACTTCTTGCTGCCAAAATGCAGGATGGCATACATACTTCTGGTTAGCTTTCCTGCCTCTGTTTGTAAGTATTTCACTGCTAAGCGAGTCAAATATCCTATTTTGCATTTTCAATTCCAACTCACTTTGTCTATCGTAATGAAAAGAATTCTGAATGATTGGGTAAATTGCAGCTCCTGCTAGTTGTTGGCGCAAAGCTACAGCACATTATTACTCGGTTAGCTCAAGAGGCAGCAGCATCCCTAGCCGACGAAACGAACCAAGTCCCGAAAATAAAGCCATCCAAGGAGCACTTCTGGTTTGGCAAACCTTCGATTGTCCTTCATATTATCCATTTCATCCTGTTCCAGAACGCCTTCGAGATTGGTTTCTTCTTCTGGGTCTTGGTATTTCACGCTCTCGCTTAAGCATTTCACTTTTCCCCCGTAGTAAGGCCCTGAAACTAACGAAGCTGCCATCTCCACAGGTCACATACGGGTTCAATTCGTGCATCATGGAGCAGAAGGCTTATGCCATTTCGAGACTTGTTATTGGGTCAGTATAATTGTGGATTGCCTGCAAGTTTTTAAAGTTCATCGTATCCATGGTCACTGTGATGGCCTGAAAGAAGTATCTTAGCACAAGAATAACTCCGGTATATCACGTGCAAAAAAGAAATGTGCCACTGACATTGAATATATTTATGCACAGCGAAACTGCCATTTGTTCTTGCACAtgtatcgtggctttttcgtacAGTGGTTGGTTATAATTCCTTTGCTACATCCTAAGAGCGATTTGTGTTCTCCGTTTGCAGTTTGATCATCCAAGTGGTGTGCAGCTACATCACCTTGCCGTTGTACGCCATCGTCACTCACGTAAGCTCTCCTCCTCCTTTGCTCATACAGTTCTTTTAGGTTGAAAAAAATAATAATGAAATGCTGAAACTGTTGTGCCAGATGGGCGGAGACATCAAGCTGGAGGCGCTCGGCTCGGGCCTGCACGAGTCCGTGGCGAACTGGGCCACGGGCGCCCGGAAGAAGGGCCGCTCCGACACGAGCCTCAGGAACTCGCTCACGGCTAAGAAGGCTGACCCCGCCGCCGTCCCCCGTGGTGCGGATGCCGGCGGTAGCGAGGTCGCCGTTGCACGGGTGCCCAACGAGCGGTTCGGGAGCTCCCGCAACATGCTGGCGCCGGCGGCGGTTTCCGACGGCGACGAGATCGTGTCCGTTGTCGTCCACGGCGACGCCGACACCCGGAGGTGAACCTGCCGAGCGGCCGGGCGCGTGTAACGCACCGCACCGGCAACCCGTGCCGTGGCAAGGGGGAAACGTGGGTACGCCGAAAAATTTCTGGTACCCGCCATCACGGCATCCTTGTAAATCGGTACCGGCGGTCGGCCGGCGGGCAGGCGTACGTCGCGACATGTTGTGTGAGATGCTACAAGCTGTGTTGGCCTACCGTACCTGCTCGTCTTCCTACGAATCAAATGACACGCTGCAGTACGTACTCCGGCGCGCGCGCACGCGCATCAGACATTCTCTCCCAATTATTGCCGACTCGACTCGACGTGGCGGCCGGCGTTGGCGTGGCTAGGGCAGGCCGGCGCGCGTACGTTTGCGTGCGCATGTAGAGAAGGTATCTCGTCTCATGCATCCCGTCCATCTCGAGCACGCACGCACGTCGGCCGCGCCTGCCCTGCGCATGCATCGATCGTGTCAGGGACATGCATGCATGCGTACGTGCGCAGCCAGCCTGCCTGCCTGCACCCTGCAGTCAGTGAGAGAGATGCCTAGCTAGCTAGCGACAGACCTGATCAGTGAGTGAGCCAGTGAGGCCTCTCTTTCATGGGTGAGTACGTGGCTAGCCTAGCTAAGCTACCTGGTTAATGATGCCGCTTCCTGGATAGACGTGCGTGTTGCAAGAATATTCTACACGACTTTCCGTACGTGCACTCTCTAAGCATGGCCCGATAGGACTATGGAGGGCTGATTACCGTCACGAGTTTCATGAGGCGAAAAGGATTAAAAGATTGATGCACTAACCAGGCATGTATTCATATTCAACATTTCTCCTCACGTCTTGGTTATTTTAGTCTGCAGGTCGTGGaatctttttctcttttgtttttaaAACTGGTGTGAGCAGAATTTTAAACTTGAGAGTTTAGAGTTGAAACCTCTTAACTCTAATACCATAAAAAATTGACGCACCAGCTAATTATCATAAAAATCCGAAGTGATGAAAAGGGGCAACGCACTATAACTATATTCAACAACCCCGGCCCGTGGGGATGGAAATGAGGCGACATCCATGTCCGGTACCTTCGTGGGCGGCCACTATGAAGCTTCATTGCCACCCCTCACACACACACCCTCGAAATGATTTGGGTAAGATTGTGGCGTGATTGATGGAACGGGGGCGTATTGTACGTGTAGGCTTGTAAGCACGTGCATGGCTCGCGTACATGTACGTGAGAGAATGAGAGATCGATCTTTTTTTTCGCGACTGTGAGAGATCGATCTGTTCTGCACAAAGTTCGCACGGTACGCGCGCATATCCTTTTTCCTTGGCATCTGTAAAGCCTGCATCTTTTCActcgatctctctctcgatctgcaAGCAAAAGTATGCTGGCTCGTCACTAGTGTACCCTCCAAcctatttatttttaaaaaagtcTTTTGccgcgctatattaatatagcaatccCACCAGAgtcttgaaaagaaagaaaattgcGGGACATCAGCAAACAcacgtaaaaaagaaaaaaaaatgagacACATGTGGACCAACTAAACGAAGGTATCCCTCAACTGCTGCACCCTCCGGAAAACTTCCACCACGCTCCAACCACCAGATCGTCACGTACCAACTACCAAacgacaccttcaagaaggaaagcgACGACGCTTCTGCTTGGACGAGATGGTCTAGGGTTTCCCTCGACACACAAAGGCAAGTGGATGAAGGGTACCCACGACACCCTCCAGGAAGGAATGGTGCCACCCACGAGTGGCGCTGCGTCAGTGTCGGGCAagccgacaaggatttctcccaaaAAAAACCTATCCACAACCCTCGGGTGATACATCGCGCTGGAGCCCTGCCAGGATGAGGCCTCGACACCACCAAACTCGCCGCTTGCGAACATGCAACACTACTAACACAAAGTCACCACCATCGCCTCACCGTGGTTACCGTCACGAGTCCTGCAAGGTAGGGGTTGCGTGGGAGGCTCCAGCAGTACCGCGACCTCGTGGGAGGGGACTACCTCCACCTCCAAAGGCGGTAGTCGATCGGCCGCCGCCGCAAACACACACGTCCCAGTTGTGTCTGGTCGGACCCGCGGGCCCGTAAAGCCCCCATGGAGGCACACCAGTCCCAAGAGAGTCCGGTCAGGCCTAGCCCAGGCTCATCAAGCCCATTGCCATGCTGCAACAGCTCGGCCGTCATCATCGCTAACCCCAACACAAGAAACCTCATCGCCGCGAACATACGGTACACATGGTAGTCCGGCGCACCCCAATCTAGATGGGGCTCAAAGGGCTAGATCTATGACGAACGGGCTTAGCCGGCCGCGCCCCACTACCGCCTACCATCCTGCGCTGCCCCACAACACCCCGGCCGTGCCACCGTGTCATCATTTCTTGGCCGAAGCCGAACCTCCGCGCGTTGGTCGGGAGACCCTGCGCCTCCCTCCTAACGTATGGGTAGAGTCAGGTCTGTCGTTGCCGGAACCACGCGAGCTTTACGCGGGGTCGCTCTGGCGGTGGCAGGGGGAGGGGAAGGTGGGCTGCTAGAAGCTAGGGTTGGGTAGTCGCCATGGCGTCGCCCGCGGGAGACAACCGGGACGAACCATTTTGCCACTATCTCCAAGTTATTTATCGCACGACCATATCCCTTCTTCTAGAAACTACACATACACACATGCCTTTATCACATCTCAAGGAGAGCGCAGACACACACGTACTTCCTCCGTCTTCAAATATAACACCTTTTCATTGCTTAAAGTGGACTGCAAAGTTATTTTACATGTAGAAATGGAGGTAGTACCTATGTACCCATAGACGACACACAAGCAGAACCGCAGATCAGTAAGCGTGTCTTAAGGTATCAAGTGGAATACCTCTTAAATCTCTCTTAAAGTTCGTTTTAGATTTTCTAGTGCAAATTTTAAGATTGAAATTTACACTCGAAATGGTAACATAAACTAGAAGAAAAATTTGGACGAGATCCCACTTCatctctcctttttttttctaGAATACACCCTGGAATGTGTATCTATCTCATAGAAGAAGAGGCCATGACAACAGACACAACGCCCAAAGGGCAATCCAATACAAACACATCGCCACACGTTTGATAACACTATCCATAATAGCCAACTGGCAAGTAGTTGCTTTCAGGGACGGAGCCAAGAATAAAGTATAAGGGGAGCAATGTTAGTATGAGGGGggcagaactagctaaaatcacacaaataaggagttgtcatggcttgtgttcaaaggaaaatcatgagcatggggggggggggcagccccccctcgtccccccttgtctcTGTCCCTAGTTGCTTTGCATGGTCACCCGCTAAGAGTAGCGAGGAGGAGATGCACTAAACTTCTAGGTCGTGTCACACTTGAGGAGGCTAACTACAACTTCAAGATGATCCGAGCCAACACAACCATCTGCCTATAAGCGCCTAAGGGTCGGCGAGAGAGCGGTAGGGCCAAACTAGACCggatgatgtgggcattacccttcgggtaaccaatgttgctctaccctacacggtccgactggaggcccatgaaggtacccgatggcaagatgggccactagggcgatgcggcggaagattacttggagtacaagacacggaagaagccgaacaaggaaagattggagatagatctactgtaaacctactcgtactcgattagacctctcgggacctggccacctatataaaggccgggagaggggctatcaagggacacaatcaaccttagcaatactagccagcagaagcttagaactaggttaccctagcaactagcgtctcgacgagattacagccgaactattcggcaccccattgtaacctgttttcatcataatcaaagaacagacgaggcgggacgtaagggttttacctcatcgagggccccgaacctgggtaaatcgctctccccgcttgtctgtgtaccgatatcTCGTGTcaacttgcaggattccatcaaccctaagcccctatcggagggcattgccgaggagcaccctcaacaattggcgccgtctgtgggaacccagtcggcacaaggcagggcatcggcagatccgatcatgacaccggcggcttcgccggcaacttcatcagcaacttcgtcgacaccatcgtcaccaatcctgggaagcccgattcgattcggttcctacgagtttactccacacagcgattcctcccgctcgaacttttctgatctacaagggaacatggagatgaccttcggcagcgtccactacaacgtcaacgcagagggaattcttcgactgctggaatcccccacttccggatcgatgagttcaagcgcgtcatcgtcactcgatctgtcggctggtctgacgggatcgacgtgctcacccgtgccctcgactccccgctcggtgtcctccatgtcggtagggtcggatgattcctcatcttcgaaactaacttcgtactactgcctgaactgcgacaccaggcacgggctgggatctagcgacacgccgttcatctacaatgcccagtattcatcgggagaggacaataTCGACAGCAccatccagggaaccacccgaagaacggcacaccatcaggtttatgtcgccaataacacgggaaacacaaggcgcagaggagacgaggaccataccccccgttCCAGTAGGAGGgcgagttttgaaaacagcgccagcaaccgccagagcgattacaccatcgcggatgaggaatgggcagcagcaagggcagcagtgctcaacaacacgccgctccccgcaggaacttcggttggaaccatcaatgcttatcgctccatactagagaaaaatcgggagcacctgtcgaaagagcaagccaccctcgagagacgcctatctgcagccctcgatccagcgaacggcgaaggggctcgcaagggagtgcctcccgaaacactcagggaACAGGCAAGCATCGGtcgagactatccaggctttcagaagatgacgccagagaaataacgtcgaatctgaccaaatccttcatgactatggataccgccggcatgccacggccgaaaaccgttgcaggagcaacggccaacctcgccgcttacctcatcaaccagcgccccgaaggatccatggctcaagctcatcgaggtgccctggaaagtctcgcaatattggggaacaacctagtcccGCCAAATGAAAAGACCACcgtccaaggcagtgggtcgaaacatcatgcgagagatgctcgggacgaaatcacccagagcaagatctacaaagcaaggcggcgacgcgccgctaggaaggacaacgacagcgattcttcggatgaagaccaggagtacgacggcgaactcaggggagccgactgtctaagttacaagatccgcgaagcaatgccgcccaaaaagtttaagcctacccctaccgatgctgccaagtacgatgggcagcaagaaccaagatcctggatagacgactacctgcagactgtgatcctgcacaaaggaaaccagatagcagcaatgcaatgcttacagctttacttgaaggattcagcacgagcctggctaagggggctgccgaaaggttctgttaaatcatgggacgacctagtagatgccttcgttgccaacttccaagcaacgtacaagaggcccgtcgggatcgaagagctgcggaattgccggcagaaacagaaggagtcgatgcgttcatacatcgggagattcacaaagctcctgaacgctgccgaagacgtatctgtcgacagagcaatcgacgctttcagcgacgacGTTCagcgtgaaagctacatagaagaacttgggcgcaaaaagccaaaaaccataaccaaattaatggaaatcgccaacagttgggctgatggtgaggacaacgtacaaaggccacggcagcgcagtgatgacgaagacgacgaccagccgaaacacgactcgggtggccgaagggatcgtcacaagagaagaaagaaccgcaactacgatgataataatctggtagccgcaggatattccGATCGGCAAGACGATCGAGACGATAGGCACGACGgtaaccggaacaactctgggaaccgtggtaactataaaccacgacagcgAGAGGACTCCCGAATTACCCTACGCTGAGCGGATCAACGCCCCTGTTACCTCGcattcgtatgtcgattccaaggacggcaaaacgaagtcaagtcacctgctcGGGGACcgtcggcagttcctcgacatgcacaaactcatccagcagtcaggccaggcaacagctaccaccaccacccccacctccaccgcagcatcaagtccagcaggctcaaccccatcaacccaacgaggcgttcccaccaccacgtgggcagatgagcatgatccataggacaggtgtttcgaaaagggagatgaagaagctcacccgagagatcaacttggcagaaagcatcatggcaaacatccccgagtacgtcgaatggtcttctcagaacattacgttcagtcgagcagatcacccaatgaccataccaaaaccaggacacgctgccttggtagccgaagcacaaattggggggttcaagatgagcaaagtcttcatggatggtggaagcgggctaaacctgatatttgtcgacacaactagaagtatggggatcaccatgagcatgctggaagaaacagacacttgcttccacgggatccttccaaccgcaccgggccactctcttggcaaagtctacctgaatgttatcttcggcaggaccgacaatttcaggaaggaaaagatcgagtttgaagtggtgaactgggagtcacagtatcacgccatacttgggagaccagcgtatgccaagttcatggccgtgccgcattacgcatacctcaagttgaaaatgcctgggaacaacgggacaaacatcacagtctatggaagtttttcacgctcggacaattgtgatcgcgactttcagaggattgctgcaaagttcgggccacggcaagaaatcgtcgaccctccgcccaagctgtctttacaagagatcaaggaagaaaaagatggcagggaaaccaagaagaagccagccgctcttgcccttaaagcttcggcagcagaagcttcggcagcagaagcctcggcagcaaagggtTCGGTAGTTGATGCcacagaaggcttaggagatagcaagacgatggcaaccaccgctcaaacccctgatgaaaccagcaacgctgcagcaatcactaacgcggtgaagaagccagaagaagagaagaaccccttccttgcctaAGCAGTTTACTagcctttattttctttttcctttattataaacaggtgacataggcatcccaaatgggcctgcctaatatagtacccggggtttattgaaggcccactacccgaagaataagaagactcgagagcccaagatgtatttaaggaaaagatagagttgtaataggaagtgttatttgtaatctggcgggatgagttagaaaccatcccggactctgtaatccttgtatagcacgaatccctcggctccacctatataaaggggggggtcgagggacgagaagatcatcgaatcattgtctgcaaaccctagttttcatattcgtcgagtacttttcggctgaaaccttcgagatctacttgccctctacttctaactaaaccctagcctacaatccataggcattgacaagttaatcccttgtcaacgggGCCTtccctttttcgccctctagcatcgtgcttaccttattaataagaacttaagcttcgattctttgttaagcattgcagtaactacaaacttctaagccccatcactatgcaaacatagtacagggcagaagatcgcgcttcaaaaaagcctctacgagtgctaaaagacgttcacctttccctccgctatagatgcctctacgagtgccgtaaatagcaagagtttggaaatacatataaacaacaacccacgttcgatattttacttatggaaatatcaaggaacaacgggctgatcggcagaaccactacacccgaaatattcgggagtgcctatcgaaatttaaaacggttgaaagcaaagttgcgcatacaacaggtttagcaaaacctgcaacacgagcttatCACTCAAaagatttgctaaccaaccaatatacatacatctaaacgagcaactaagattcgctcaaaacttgccaacggcaataacatggtaaaagtacatacgcatgtatctaccgaatgagaaggcatcattacataatccaaacacttggataaagtagccaaattatctatttacaaaacggacattaaatccctgaaatcacccttgcggagttcctctttcttcgAGTACCCTTGAGTCCTCCTCGAGTCcgtcgacaattatgttggcaggcaacaatacccTCGGATACAGTGCCTCCAAGTCTCCGAGTCGCATTGGCAATCGACAGCAAACttgccgaaggataacgggcaagtacaagggcaagtgtaaacctggccctgcaaaaacctgcgcacgtaccaagtctcgaatcttcttggcattaccaaattcagacatcaaagcaaggagcgtcgggggaactgcgttcaaaggaaacattgtcttccaaaccaccctcatagccttgtagcacttgtcaaaaaaatggtggacctgctggacccgatcctgaaattgtgcgacagccgaagccttcgagtgctcccgccagaaaatctcttcggctgaggacagctgagttaatgcattcacacgctcgtgaatccgtttgttctcttctgcgcggttcaaagctatgactggcacgGAAATAAACAAATGATCAGACAAGATACTATGGACAAAAAGACGCAGAGATCAAGGAACTCACAATTcaagctctcggtagctttatgtagctcagtaagagcgtaccgctccatgtcggctgcaatctcgctcttcttgttaACAATCgcggctaaggcataagtgctgcgcagttccttttccatctgggtgatccgatccttcatccgttggattcgatcaccttcgggaagaacgcccgaagagtcatcaacaaacgagggcaccgggaaaacctgcaggcaacaACGTTAAAAGGATGATAGATATGGACAAATTAAGCGTCcaacgtaactcccatcgggagaagtacaagaaatTCCTATCAGGAGAAGTACAAATGAAGATATTATGACAAAAGTGTGTTGGCAACATTGCCACCAcagtgttcattacaaacttaAGTTCTCACAATAGAATAATGTTTTGTACTAAGCCCAAGGATAAAATCGTTACAACAGTCAAGGAGCCTGAGTTTGAGTCGACAGGCtggggccagccgatgtctttccggacgaaactagttcaaggagctggcgagcacaagtacgggcagaCGCTGTAAAGGCGCTCAAGTCAACAAATCGCCCATCTttttctttcggcagctccttagtcatttcttcgatgtcagccttaaagccgtaacccatcataagttggaaggcaaggagggcaccataggtacgcgaggtacgctttaatacctcaataacttccttggtgtcgacggcaaaggcatcaatcagctgccccagagtcttctcctgcttgatcttggggaatatcatcgaatgcatccgcgctagagcaccctttcccttgtcaagaagctcccgggtaagctggtgggtggcaagaaccatcgacacaccattcgcCGGGGAGTTGctcggaactttgtccaaggcagtagcagggatgctggcggcttctgcaagaaaTTCAATTGGAGGAAACCATTGATGAAGAAACGGATCCATAAAAAGTAATAATCTACAAGAGACGTGTGAAAaagcttaccaagtagagccaagGCAGATTGACGAAGGAGCTCATCCTTCTCTGCTgctcgagcttcctcctccttcagcctctctTTCAGCTTGCTCAGCTCATCTtttagggagtcgacctcctggcgagctatggcagcctttttgatggcaccatctaactttgaagaggaagacttagcttCCTCCTGCAGTCGAACCTTGTCCGCCTCCAGGGAGGtaaattgagaggcgaaggcttctaaagaggatatcacacctcgtagatccttgaagaaagggaatGTTTTACAAAGATCATTAGGCAAAGACACATTCCAAAAGATTCCTGTTAGACTCGataaagacttacagaaggaggagctgtggcagcggcaggagcatctttccctttggaaagggaggaggcagtcgatgcttgcgccgcgggagccgctttaggagccgaagcttcggaagctgcggcggcTGGCGAGACAGCATCAGATCTGACCCTCTTCGGTGGAGGCTCAATGAAAGCATCGTCACTACAAGAAGGATTCGATCgaccaagttatgagaaaaatgtgAGAAGACCAAGAAGCTGAAAATAGTAAAAAGAAGAAAGACACTTACATatc contains the following coding sequences:
- the LOC124683919 gene encoding MLO-like protein 13, translated to MEDASLEHTPTWVVAAVCFTIVSVSLAAERFLHYLGKALKHKKQKTLFSALQRLKEELMLLGFISFVLSLSQGFIVHICIPETATRFMLPCKRENHKVAEKGGIVCKKKGDVPLLSLEALHQLHIFIFVLGFVHVVFCATTILLGGAKIRKWKHWETRIHREIQQKFAVQQTEHPGKVTPPHVLLHREHQGEFVTERTKGFWTKLAVVSWIIAFLKQFHDSVSKSDYVALRSAFVLIHYPRRPDFDFHKYMTRALEHDFKRVVGISWFLWLFVILFLLLNINGWHTYFWLAFLPLFLLLVVGAKLQHIITRLAQEAAASLADETNQVPKIKPSKEHFWFGKPSIVLHIIHFILFQNAFEIGFFFWVLVTYGFNSCIMEQKAYAISRLVIGLIIQVVCSYITLPLYAIVTHMGGDIKLEALGSGLHESVANWATGARKKGRSDTSLRNSLTAKKADPAAVPRGADAGGSEVAVARVPNERFGSSRNMLAPAAVSDGDEIVSVVVHGDADTRR